In candidate division KSB1 bacterium, the genomic stretch TTCAACGGCCGGCGCCGGCGCCGTCGTAAACCACTCCGGTTCCTGGCTGAACGTCGAATACCCGGCGATCCGCGCCAACGGCCGCAGGCCTCGCCGCTGCGCCTCTTCATAGGACATGATGGTCAACGCCGATGCGCCGTCATTGATCTTGGAGGCATTCGCCGCCGTGATCGTCCCGTCCTTCTCGAATGCCGGCCGCAAGGTCGGCAGTTTGGCGAAATCCACTTTGGTTGGCTCTTCGTCTTCGGTCACCGTCACTTCGCCCTTGCGCGATTTGATCACGACCGGGACGATCTCATGCTTGAACCGGCCGTCCTTCAGCGCGGCCTGCGCGCGACGGTACGACTCCACGGCGAACTCGTCCTGCTCTTCGCGCGTGATCTTCTTCTCCCGCGCGCACAATTCGGCGCAATTCCCCATGTGCTGGTTCTTGTACGGATCCCACAGGCCGTCCTTCACCATGCCGTCGATCAACTCGCCGTTCCCCAGCCGATAACCGCCGCGCGCCTGCTCAAGATAATAGGGCGCGAGCGACATGTTCTCCATCCCCCCGGCGACGACGACCTTGGCTTCACCAAGTTGCACGCTCTGCGCGCCGCACATTACGGCCTTCAAGCCAGAGGAGCACACCTTGTTTACCGTCCAGGCTGAAACCGAAGCCGGAATACCCGAAAAGATCGCGGCCTGCCGCGCGGGAGCCTGACCGACTCCGCCTTGCAGTACCATGCCGAGAATGACCTCATCGACGTCGCCCGCCTCAAGCTTCGAGCGCGTCAAGTTCTCTTTCAGACAGTGCGCGGCAAGCATCGGTGCCGGCACGGCCGCCAGTGCGCCACTAAACGAGCCGATCGGCGTGCGCACCGCGGAGGTGATGACTGGAGTATTAGGATTCATGGATCGAAAAACTGAAACAGAGGTTCAGAAAAAGTGAGTTCAAATCTGGAGCCGCTCTAAATGCACCGCCCCTCGCGCATCCCGCGAAACATAACCCGCCCGGCTGCGCGGCGCATGAACAAACAGTAACAAGTCGTGAGCGCCGACCGCCTCATCCAGCACGCGCTGCTTCGAATCCAGCAGCTCCGGATGGTTGAGATCATACGTGGAGACGCTGTGCAGCGGAAGTTGGGCATTGGTCGGGATGAGATCACTCAAATAGACCGCCCGACCGGAATCCCCGCCATCCACATGCACAATCTGCAGGCCCGGACTGTGCCCGCCCACCCAGCGCACCGAGACGCCCGGTGCAATCTCCGCGTCGGTATCCAACAGGTCCAGGACCCCGGCATCCACCAGCGGCTCGAAGTCGGCGGAGATATATCCGTCGTCTCCGTCCACGATCGCCGCGCGGGCCGCGGCGAGTTCGCGGTGCTGCAACACATACCGGGCTTTCGGAAACGTGGGAACGACGTCTCCCGCGTCGCTCACGCTCGTCGCCGCCCCGACATGGTCCCAATGCAGGTGCGTCAGAATTACGGTGTCAACATCCTGGAGCCCCACGCCCAGCTGTTCCAATGCGCCGAACACCTTGCGCGGCAGCTCCAGGTGATAGCGCCGGTAGCTGTCCGCCAATCGCTTGTCGCCGGTCCCCGGATCGACCAGAATCGTACGGCCGCGACCGCGAATCAACAGGGTGTTGAACCCGATCATCACCCGCGGCGCGACCCGTCCCGAATGACCATGACCGCCCAGCCGTGTGAACGCATCGCCCTGCAATTCAAAGCGACCGTCGTCGATCAAGTCCAGCCGGAACGGCCCAAGCTCGAACATCCCGCAACGCCTACTTGCCGATGAGCGAACGCGCGATGACGAGGCGCTGAATTTCCGACGTCCCCTCACCAATCTCCGTCAACTTGGCGTCGCGGAACATCCGCTCCACCGGATACTCGCGGACATAGCCGTAGCCACCGTGCAACTGAATCGCCTGCAACGTAACTTTGTTGGCGACTTCGCTGGCAAACAACTTGGCCATCGCCGACTCGCGAACGTAATCCTCGCCGGCGTCCTTCCGCCGCGCCGAATCATATACGAGATGACGCGCCGCTTGAATCTGGACATACATATCCGCCAGCTTGAACTGCGTCGCCTGAAAATCCGCGATTCGCTGTCCAAATGCCTTGCGCGTCTTGACATATTCCAGCGTCTGCTCGTACGCGCCCACGGCCAAGCCCAACGCCATCGCCGCAATCGAAATGCGCCCGGAATCCAGCGTCGTCAACATCTGCTTGAAACCCTCGTTGACGTTCCCGAGCAGATTCGCCTTCGGCACCTTCACATCGCTGAAATGCAGCATGACCGTGTCCGAGCCCCGCACGCCCAGCTTGTGCTCCTTCTTGCCGACCTCAAATCCCGGAAAACCCTTTTCCAGAATGAAGCAACTGATCCCGCGCGTCCCGCGTGACTTGTCCGTCACCGCGCTGATCGTAAACGTGTCGGAATACGTACCGTTCGTGCAGTAAACCTTCGTCCCGTTCAGCAGATAGTGATCCCCCAGGTCCTCCGCGTGCGATTGCGTCGCGCCCGCGTCGCTGCCCGCCTGCGGTTCGGTCAGCCCAAATCCCCCGCACGTCTTCCCCGCGCAAAGCGCCGGCAGATACTTCTGCTTCTGCTCCTCGCTGCCAAACGTGTAAATCGGACCGCAGCCAAGGGAAATGTGGGCCGCCAGCGTCAGCGCCGTGCTGCCGCAGACCTTCGCAATCTCTTCCACGGCCAAGGTATATGAAACATAGTCCATCCCCGCGCCGCCGTAGCGCTCCGGGTAGGGAATCCCCATCAATCCGAGCTCGGCCATCTCGGCCACGATCTCCGTCGGAAATCGTTCTGTCTCGTCGATCTCCGCGGCGATCGGCTTGATCCGGTTCTGGGCAAAGTCCCGAACCATCTCGCGAAGCATTTTTTGTTCTTCGGTCAGGTGCATGAGCAGGTTGGTCTAACGGAAAAAAGGGAGCTACTCCTCGGTGAGATCGTCAAATACGCTGTCGCCCGCCCCCTCAATGCGCTTGCGGCGCTGCTTCAGGTCGTCCATCAGCGAATTGTATTCCTGTTGCGAAAGATCGTAATCCCGAAGTACGCGGTCAAGATTCTCGCGAATCTTTTGCAACTTCGGGGTCAGCTCCTTCGAGTCCGGTTTGCGAATGTCGGTCATACGACGGGCTCTTCCTTGCGGATCGTTTCCAGCAAATTAAAAAAATAGTCCCGTGACTGCTCGCCTTTGTCCAGCGGCGTCTCGAACGTGACCGTCGCCTGGCTGCCGAGTTTGGCCAACGGAGCCAGCAAGCGGCGGAAATCCACCTGCCCCCGCCCCAACTCCCAGTGCGTGTCTTCCTTGCCGTCGTTGTCCGAACAATGAATATGGCAGATCCGGTCGGCAAACGTCAGCGCCCAGTTCGCCGCCGGTACCCGACCGTAACACGTGGCATGCGCGACGTCCAGACACATTCCTAAGGCCGGCGTCGGAAAGCGCGCGAAAATCTCCTGAAACAGCGTGAGGTCCTGCTCATAGGTGTTCTCCATCGCCAGGCGGACCTCGAGGTCCGCCGCGCGCGTCACGAGGAGCTCCAGATTCTCGCAGAATCGCTCTACCCACTGCTCGCGGGTGCGCGTCGGATATTGCGGCAAGTAGCCCGTATGGAAGACCATCACCGGCGAACGAAACGCCCGCGCCGCTTCCAGTCCGCCCGTTAACGCCGCCAACGAATACTCCCGCACGTGGTGATCCGCCGTCCCGAGGTTCAGCCCGTGAAACGGACCGTGAACCGTCGCCTCGATGCCTTCATCGGCCAATGCATCCGCCACGTTCAGCAGGTTCTCCCACCGAACCTGCGGCCAGAGATCGCGAGTATCGTCAAACAGCACCTCGATGCCGATCCCTAAATCCGAAATCCGCGGGAGCGACGCCACGACCAAATTGATACCGCAGTAGATATGTCGTGATCCGTACATGCTACTTCGCGGACTGCTCCGCCGCCAGCGACACCACCAGCGCCCCCGCGTCGATGATCGTTCCCAATTCCCCGGCGACGGCCTCCACGATGCCCGCGCGCGGCGCTCTGATCTGATGCTCCATCTTCATCGCCTCGATTATCGCCAGGACCTGCCCTTGCTCCACCGCCGCGCCCGGCTGCACCAGCAACTTGATGAGCGTGCCCGGCATCGGCGCCCGCGCTTCGTCCTCCCCGCCGCCACTCTCCTCACCGGCCGCGGCATCGCCCGATGTCAACTGGAATTCGAAAGCACGACCCGCAAGCCAAACCAGCAACCGGTCACGATCGCGGACCACTCTCGCCTGCAACTGGCCGTGTGAATTGCACAGCAGCCAACGATTCTGACCAAGTTCCACCGGCCTGAATTCGTGGATCAAACCGTCCAGCGTCAGTGTGACACCCTCCGGCGTCGGCGACAGACTCGCGTTGACGCGATCTCCGTTGTAGTTCAACTCACCCTTCATCGACCGCCCCCCGCTGCGATGTGCCAACCACCGAGTGTCCGCCACGGGGTGTCACTCTGCGGAGCGCTGGTCGCCGCCGAATTCGCGACGGGAGCGCGATACAGAAGTGCCGCCGCGAGCGCCGCCGCCAATTCCGGCTCCGCCGCCGGCGTGGGTTTCCAAGCCGACAGGTGATCGCTGATGAAGTGAGTGCTCAACTCGCCCCGCTGAAATGCCGGATGCGCCAGCACGCTTTGCAAATACTCAAGCGGATTCGCCACGCCCAACAAAACATACCGGTTCAACGCCTCGCGCATCCTGCTGATCGCCTGATCCCGGGTCGCGGCATGGACGATCACCTTGGATAGAATCGGATCATAGAACACCGAGACCTCCGAGCCCTCGCGAATCCCGGAATCGATCCGCACACCCGGAATGCGCGGCTCGTCGAGCGCGAGCACCGTTCCGGAAGACGGCAGAAAGCTATTGGCCGGGTCTTCCGCGTAGATCCTGCACTCGATGGCGTGTCCGCGCGGCAGAATTTCCGCCTGAGTTTTCGGCAAGCGCGCGCCGGACGCAACCAGAAACTGCCAGTGCACAAGGTCTTCGCCGGTCACCATTTCCGTCACCGGATGCTCAACTTGCAATCGCGCATTGACTTCGAGAAAATAGAACTGATCACCGTCCAGCAGCATCTCCACAGTTCCGGCATTCTCGTAGCCCGCGGCTTTCACCACCTTCACGGCCGCTTCGCCCATCTGCTTCCGCAAGGCGGGGGTTAATGCCACCGAAGGCGACTCCTCAACGATCTTCTGATGCCGTCGCTGAATCGAGCACTCCCGCTCACCGAGGTGCACCGCGTGACCATGCCGGTCGCAGAAGACCTGAAACTCGATGTGCCGCGGCCGCGTCAGATACTTTTCAAGATAC encodes the following:
- a CDS encoding acetyl-CoA carboxylase biotin carboxyl carrier protein subunit, whose amino-acid sequence is MKGELNYNGDRVNASLSPTPEGVTLTLDGLIHEFRPVELGQNRWLLCNSHGQLQARVVRDRDRLLVWLAGRAFEFQLTSGDAAAGEESGGGEDEARAPMPGTLIKLLVQPGAAVEQGQVLAIIEAMKMEHQIRAPRAGIVEAVAGELGTIIDAGALVVSLAAEQSAK
- a CDS encoding MBL fold metallo-hydrolase, which gives rise to MFELGPFRLDLIDDGRFELQGDAFTRLGGHGHSGRVAPRVMIGFNTLLIRGRGRTILVDPGTGDKRLADSYRRYHLELPRKVFGALEQLGVGLQDVDTVILTHLHWDHVGAATSVSDAGDVVPTFPKARYVLQHRELAAARAAIVDGDDGYISADFEPLVDAGVLDLLDTDAEIAPGVSVRWVGGHSPGLQIVHVDGGDSGRAVYLSDLIPTNAQLPLHSVSTYDLNHPELLDSKQRVLDEAVGAHDLLLFVHAPRSRAGYVSRDARGAVHLERLQI
- a CDS encoding ATP-grasp domain-containing protein → MFKKILIANRGEIAVRVMRTARELGIRTVAVYSDADRCACHVELANEAVYLGEAPATASYLNIGKLLAAAKSTGAEAIHPGYGFLSENPLFSQAVTDAGLVFVGPPAGAMKLLGNKIESRVLAQREGVPVTPGATFEQPTAEVVRRAAEQIGYPVLIKAAAGGGGKGMRVVPNAEELPLALEGAMREAGSAFGDSTVYLEKYLTRPRHIEFQVFCDRHGHAVHLGERECSIQRRHQKIVEESPSVALTPALRKQMGEAAVKVVKAAGYENAGTVEMLLDGDQFYFLEVNARLQVEHPVTEMVTGEDLVHWQFLVASGARLPKTQAEILPRGHAIECRIYAEDPANSFLPSSGTVLALDEPRIPGVRIDSGIREGSEVSVFYDPILSKVIVHAATRDQAISRMREALNRYVLLGVANPLEYLQSVLAHPAFQRGELSTHFISDHLSAWKPTPAAEPELAAALAAALLYRAPVANSAATSAPQSDTPWRTLGGWHIAAGGGR
- a CDS encoding sugar phosphate isomerase/epimerase; its protein translation is MYGSRHIYCGINLVVASLPRISDLGIGIEVLFDDTRDLWPQVRWENLLNVADALADEGIEATVHGPFHGLNLGTADHHVREYSLAALTGGLEAARAFRSPVMVFHTGYLPQYPTRTREQWVERFCENLELLVTRAADLEVRLAMENTYEQDLTLFQEIFARFPTPALGMCLDVAHATCYGRVPAANWALTFADRICHIHCSDNDGKEDTHWELGRGQVDFRRLLAPLAKLGSQATVTFETPLDKGEQSRDYFFNLLETIRKEEPVV
- a CDS encoding acyl-CoA dehydrogenase: MHLTEEQKMLREMVRDFAQNRIKPIAAEIDETERFPTEIVAEMAELGLMGIPYPERYGGAGMDYVSYTLAVEEIAKVCGSTALTLAAHISLGCGPIYTFGSEEQKQKYLPALCAGKTCGGFGLTEPQAGSDAGATQSHAEDLGDHYLLNGTKVYCTNGTYSDTFTISAVTDKSRGTRGISCFILEKGFPGFEVGKKEHKLGVRGSDTVMLHFSDVKVPKANLLGNVNEGFKQMLTTLDSGRISIAAMALGLAVGAYEQTLEYVKTRKAFGQRIADFQATQFKLADMYVQIQAARHLVYDSARRKDAGEDYVRESAMAKLFASEVANKVTLQAIQLHGGYGYVREYPVERMFRDAKLTEIGEGTSEIQRLVIARSLIGK
- a CDS encoding thiolase family protein, which gives rise to MNPNTPVITSAVRTPIGSFSGALAAVPAPMLAAHCLKENLTRSKLEAGDVDEVILGMVLQGGVGQAPARQAAIFSGIPASVSAWTVNKVCSSGLKAVMCGAQSVQLGEAKVVVAGGMENMSLAPYYLEQARGGYRLGNGELIDGMVKDGLWDPYKNQHMGNCAELCAREKKITREEQDEFAVESYRRAQAALKDGRFKHEIVPVVIKSRKGEVTVTEDEEPTKVDFAKLPTLRPAFEKDGTITAANASKINDGASALTIMSYEEAQRRGLRPLARIAGYSTFSQEPEWFTTAPAPAVEKLLRRLGWKVNDVDLWELNEAFAVVGIINMRMLGLDAARVNVNGGAVAMGHPIGSSGCRIVVTLLHALKERGGKRGVVGICNGGGEATALAVEVI